CGTCCGGGTCCAGGACCGGGAGATCCTGGTCCAGGAGGGGCCGGAGGCCCCCTTCCGGGAGGGGGACTGGGTGGGGGTGGAGGTGGTGGGCCAGGGGGTTCCCCTCTCCGAGGAGAAGCCCCTGACGCCCCCCGGCCAGGCCGCGGCAAAGCCCTGACCCAAGGCCTTGGGAAGAAGGGGTATAAAGTGGAGGCGTGCGAAGGGTCCTCCTCCTCGTAGAGTACGACGGCACCGGTTTCGCCGGGCTCCAGCGCCAGCGGCCGGGGCTGAGGACGGTCCAGGGCACCTTGGAAGAGGCCATCGCCCGGCTGGGGGGGCCGCCCAAGGCGGTGGCGGCGGGCCGCACCGACCGGGGGGTCCACGCCCTCCGGATGCCCTTCCACGCCGACCTGCCGGAGGCCATCCCCAAGGAGCGGCTCCCCGCGGCCCTCAACCGCCACCTCCCGGAGGACCTAAAGGTGGTGGGGGCCGAGGAGGTCCCCCCCGGCTTCCACGCGCGCAGGGACGCCAAGAGCCGCACCTACCTCTACCGCCTCCTGGTCCGGGAGGCCCCGGTGGTCCTGGAGCGGAACCGGGTCTTCTGGGTCCGCCCCCCCTTGGACCTCGAGGCCATCCGGGCCGCCCTCCCCCACCTGCTGGGCCGGCACGACTTCTCCGGGTTCGCGGTGCGGGAGGAGCGGGAGCCCCTCAGGACCCTCCTCGAGGCCCGCCTGGAGGAGGCGGGCGAGGAGGTGCGCCTGGTCTTCAAGGGCGAGAGCTTCCTCCGGGGCCAGGTCCGGGGGATGGTGGGGGCTCTGGTGACCCTGGGCCGGGGCCGGCTTTCCCTGGAGGAGTTCGCAAGGATCCTAAAGGGCGGGCGGAGCCCGGCCTGGGCTCCGCCGCAAGGGCTT
This genomic stretch from Thermus filiformis harbors:
- the truA gene encoding tRNA pseudouridine(38-40) synthase TruA, with the protein product MRRVLLLVEYDGTGFAGLQRQRPGLRTVQGTLEEAIARLGGPPKAVAAGRTDRGVHALRMPFHADLPEAIPKERLPAALNRHLPEDLKVVGAEEVPPGFHARRDAKSRTYLYRLLVREAPVVLERNRVFWVRPPLDLEAIRAALPHLLGRHDFSGFAVREEREPLRTLLEARLEEAGEEVRLVFKGESFLRGQVRGMVGALVTLGRGRLSLEEFARILKGGRSPAWAPPQGLYFLEAEY